A region of the Prevotella melaninogenica genome:
AATAAGTAGCACTCTTCTTAGCATCATCACCAGTTGATGCTATATAATCTTGTGGTCGATTCTTAGGCCATTTATTGTAGAACATCACTTGTGCTGTGGCTGTAGCAACGCAACCAGTAGGTGTATGCTGTCCATTACTTAGTGGGGTGTACTTATTAAATGGGTCATACTGGCTCCACTTACAAGTAAGCAATGGTTCTACCTTTCGTTTGATAGGACGCTGTAGGGTTGTAGTTGTAGCTTTAGCGCGCACCTCCTTTACTACACGTTCATATTCTTTTAAGAATAGTTTGAAGTATGGGGGCTGATCGTTGGGGTTTTCTATCATCTTATCTCCATAACCCACGACCTCGTTGAGTTTACTTTCTCCAGAGATAATAACGAATTTCTTATCGTTTGGATTTGTAAAGATGTAATAGGCTGGTTGCTCATCGGCTTTTGATGAGCGGGTTTTTGGAGTATTATCCGATAGCTTTGGATTGTTGATGTATTTAGTTGCAATACTCAAAGCGCGTGCTTTGGTGATGGGTTCTGCGTTAGCAAGTAGAATGTTTGTAAACGCAGTTAGCACTAATAATAAAGTTCTTTTCATTTGTTTATCTTATTAGTCAATTATATTGGTTTGTTATATTTTATGTCAGGGTTGTGTAAGTTTGAGAATACTAAAAACGAATAGATTTAGTTTGTTTTATGACATGAGATACTCTAATCTTCCCATATCTCCTTTAAGGGAAGCATCACAAAGTCACGTTCCTTCATCAAAGGGTGGGGGATGATAAGGTCTGGTTCGTTGATATTTAACTTGTCATATAGAAGAATGTCAATGTCTATGATGCGGTCTGTATATTGTGCATTGATAGATTTCTTAACTCTTCCCATCTCTTTTTCTATGACTTGTGTAGCCTCTAATAACTGTCGTGGAGCAAGAGAAGTAGATACACATACGCAGGCATTGAGGAAGAGGTTAGGACTCTCAAATCCCCAAGGCTCCGTTTCATGGAAAGAAGATTGGCGCAAAACTGTGCCAATCTTTTCTTCTATCCGTGCTATCGCCTCATGCATGATGGCTTTTCTATTGCCAAGATTTGTGCCGAGGGATAAGTAGACTGTATGCATCTTAATCGTTGAGAATCAACAATGAGTCGCCGAAACAACCAAACTTATAACCATTCTTTACAGCCATATCGTATGCTTCCATAACAAGGTCATAGCCACCGAAAGCTGCTGTTTCCATCAACAAGGTTGAATATGGATGATAGAAGTTAACTAACATAGAGTCAGCAAAGCCAAAGTTATAAGGAGGGAAGATGAACTCATTGGTCCAACCATCATACTCCTTCAACATACCATCAGTACCAACGGCTGTTTCTGTAGCCTTAACAACACTCGCACCGACGGCACAAAGGTGATGTCCAGCTTTCTTTGCACCATTAGCGATACGACAAGCATCAGCGTTGATGTGCATTTCCTCTGAATCCATCTTATGTTTTGTAAGGTCTTCTACTTCAATGTCGTGGAAGTTACCCAAGCCACAGTGTAATGTGATGAATGCTTTTTTGATTCCCTTAATATCCATCATCTTCATCATGTGTTCAGAGAAGTGGATGTTTGTACCTGGTGCAGAAACAGCGCCTTCGTTCTTTGCAAAGACAGACTGGAAATGTTCCATGTCGTCAGCTGTTGCGTGTGCAAACTCTTCTCCGTCCTCTTTTGGACGATTATCAATGATGTATCGTGGTAATGGAGCTTCTCCCAATGCAAACAATTCACGCTTGAACTCATCGTGAGGACAGTCATAGAGGAAACGAAGAGTACGGCCACGTGAGGTTGTATTATCAATAACCTCAGCCACCATTGTGCCAGACTCGTCAAAGAAAAGCTTGTTTCCAATACGAATCTTACGTGCAGGCTCAACCAATACGTCCCAAAGGCGCATCTCCTGATTTAACTCACGAAGAAGGAATACCTCAATCTTAGCATCAGTCTTCTCCTTTGTTCCATACAGACGAGCTGGAAATACCTTAGTGTCATTGAAGATAAAGGCATCACCCTCATCAAAGTAATTGAACACATCTTTGAAACGGATGTAGTCCTCTTCCTTTGGTTCGCCATTAACCTCACCCTTAAACATGTCAATCTTACCAGACTTACGGTGTAACACCATCAGTCTACCTTCGTCACGACGTGTAACGGTAAAGGTCTGTGTGCTGCCATCAGTACGAGTCAGTACACGTTCAGATGAATGTGGATATAAGGCTACCTGCTCTTTTGGCAAGTTGAATTTAAACTGTGAAAGCTTCATATTTCTAATTTGGGGAGTTTGTTATTTTTCTATTGTTTGTTGTTGGAGCCATGTGTCAAACTGGTCATAATTGACGCAGTCTTCCACTCTTACGTTTCCAACACGTGTGCGGCGCAATGCTGTAAGATAGGCTCCGCTATTCACTGCACGACCCAAATCGCGTGCTAATGCACGGATATAAGTACCTTTACCGCAGACTACACGAATTGATAGTTGCATCTTCTCTGCATCGAAGTCTAATACTTCTATCTCATCAATGCGAATGTTCTTAGGTTTTAACGTTACATCCTTGCCCTTTCTACGATAGTCGAAAGCACGTTTACCATCTACCTTAACAGCGCTATATGTTGGTGGAATCTGCTCAATATCACCCACAAACTGTGGTAGTGTTGCATCGATCAGTTCTCTTGTGATATGTTCTGTCGGGAAGGTTTCATTCACTTCATGCTCCATATCGTAGC
Encoded here:
- the folK gene encoding 2-amino-4-hydroxy-6-hydroxymethyldihydropteridine diphosphokinase; amino-acid sequence: MHTVYLSLGTNLGNRKAIMHEAIARIEEKIGTVLRQSSFHETEPWGFESPNLFLNACVCVSTSLAPRQLLEATQVIEKEMGRVKKSINAQYTDRIIDIDILLYDKLNINEPDLIIPHPLMKERDFVMLPLKEIWED
- a CDS encoding S-adenosylmethionine:tRNA ribosyltransferase-isomerase is translated as MKLSQFKFNLPKEQVALYPHSSERVLTRTDGSTQTFTVTRRDEGRLMVLHRKSGKIDMFKGEVNGEPKEEDYIRFKDVFNYFDEGDAFIFNDTKVFPARLYGTKEKTDAKIEVFLLRELNQEMRLWDVLVEPARKIRIGNKLFFDESGTMVAEVIDNTTSRGRTLRFLYDCPHDEFKRELFALGEAPLPRYIIDNRPKEDGEEFAHATADDMEHFQSVFAKNEGAVSAPGTNIHFSEHMMKMMDIKGIKKAFITLHCGLGNFHDIEVEDLTKHKMDSEEMHINADACRIANGAKKAGHHLCAVGASVVKATETAVGTDGMLKEYDGWTNEFIFPPYNFGFADSMLVNFYHPYSTLLMETAAFGGYDLVMEAYDMAVKNGYKFGCFGDSLLILND
- the truB gene encoding tRNA pseudouridine(55) synthase TruB, producing the protein MNFKEGVIIPIDKPYGITSFKALAHVRYLCTQANDGKVKIGHAGTLDPLATGVLILATGKMTKQIETLQTHTKEYTATLQLGATTPSYDMEHEVNETFPTEHITRELIDATLPQFVGDIEQIPPTYSAVKVDGKRAFDYRRKGKDVTLKPKNIRIDEIEVLDFDAEKMQLSIRVVCGKGTYIRALARDLGRAVNSGAYLTALRRTRVGNVRVEDCVNYDQFDTWLQQQTIEK